The Corvus hawaiiensis isolate bCorHaw1 chromosome 32, bCorHaw1.pri.cur, whole genome shotgun sequence genome has a segment encoding these proteins:
- the ILF3 gene encoding interleukin enhancer-binding factor 3 isoform X6 has product MRPMRIFVNDDRHVMAKHSAVYPTQEELEAVQNMVSHTERALKAVSDWIDEQEKVSGEQPETESMETAAEEENKEGGDQKATEQLTRTLRGVMRVGLVAKGLLLKGDLDLELVLLCKDKPTAKLLEKVADNLGVQLAAITEDKYEIIQSVGDAAIVIKNTKEPPLTLTIHLTSPVVREELEKQLAGETLSVTDSPDVLDRQKCLAALASLRHAKWFQARANGLKSCVIVIRVLRDLCTRVPTWAPLRGWPLELLCEKSIGTANRPMGAGEALRRVLECLASGIVMPDGSGIYDPCEKEATDAIGHLDRQQREDITQSAQHALRLAAFGQLHKVLGMDPLPSKMPKKPKNENPVDYTVQIPPSTTYAVTPMKRPMEEDGEEKSPSKKKKKIQKKEEKLEPPQAMNALMKLNQLKPGLQYKLVSQTGPVHAPIFTMSVEIDGSTFEASGPSKKTAKLHVAVKVLQDMGLPTGVEGKDSGKGDESAEETETKPVVVAPPPVVETVSTPTAASPPSDQTPENVKQQGPILTKHGKNPVMELNEKRRGLKYELISETGGSHDKRFVMEVEVDGQKFQGAGSNKKVAKAYAALAALEKLFPDAPVAIEQNKKKRAPVPARGGPKFPVKHNPGFGMGGGPMHNEAPPPPNMRGRGRGGNIRGRGRGRGGFGGNHGGYMNTGAGYGSYGYGGNSATAGYSQFYSNGGHSNSGSGGGSSGYGSYYQGGDGYTAPAPPKHGGKKQQHGGGQKASYGSGYATHQGQQPYGQGQYGGYGPGQGKQKGYGHGQGGYSYSNSYNSPGGGSDYNYESKYSYSGNSGRSGGGNNYSGGGSYNSGSHGGYGGSGGGGSSYQGGYSSQSNYNSPGSQNYSGPPSSYQASQGGYGRNEHSMSYQYR; this is encoded by the exons atg CGCCCGATGCGGATCTTCGTGAACGACGACCGGCATGTGATGGCCAAGCACTCGGCCGTGTACCCCacgcaggaggagctggaggccgTGCAGAACATGGTTTCCCACACGGAGCGGGCGCTCAAAGCCGTCTCCGACTGGATTGACGAGCAGGAGAAGGTCAGCGGGGAGCAGCCGGAGACGGAGTCCATGGAGACGGCGGCcgaggaggagaacaaggaagGAGG GGATCAGAAGGCCACGGAGCAGCTGACGAGGACCCTGCGCGGGGTGATGCGCGTGGGGCTCGTGGCCAAAGGCCTCTTGCTGAAGGGGGACCTGGACCTGGAGCTGGTCCTGCTGTGCAAAGACAAACCCACGGCCAAGCTCCTGGAAAAAGTCGCCGATAACCTGGGAGTGCAGCTCGCG GCGATCACCGAGGACAAGTACGAGATCATCCAGTCGGTGGGAGACGCCGCCATCGTCATCAAGAACACGAAGGAGCCCCCACTGACCCTGACCATCCACCTGACGTCGCCCGTGgtcagggaagagctggagaagcagctggcCGGAG AAACGCTCTCAGTCACCGACTCCCCGGACGTTCTGGACAGGCAGAAATGCCTTGCTGCCTTGGCGTCTCTGCGCCACGCCAAGTGGTTCCAG GCCAGGGCCAACGGGCTGAAGTCGTGCGTCATCGTGATCCGGGTGCTGCGGGACCTCTGCACTCGCGTCCCCACCTGGGCCCCGCTCAGAGGATGG cctctggagctgctgtgtgagAAATCCATCGGGACGGCGAACCGGCCGATGGGCGCGGGCGAGGCGCTGCGCCGGGTACTGGAGTGCCTGGCCTCGGGCATCGTCATGCCAG ATGGTTCTGGTATTTATGACCCTTGTGAAAAAGAAGCCACTGATGCTATTGGGCATCTAGACAGACAACAAAGGGAAGATATCACACAGAGTGCTCAG CACGCGCTCCGGCTCGCCGCCTTCGGCCAGCTCCACAAGGTCCTGGGCATGGATCCCCTGCCCTCCAAAATGCCCAAGAAACCAAAGAACGAGAACCCGGTCGATTATACTG TTCAGATCCCACCCAGTACCACGTACGCCGTGACCCCCATGAAGCGGCCAATGGAGGAGGACGGGGAGGAGAAATCCcccagcaaaaagaaaaagaagattcaGAAAAAAG AGGAAAAGCTGGAGCCTCCACAGGCCATGAACGCGCTGATGAAGCTGAACCAGCTCAAACCGGGGCTCCAGTACAAACTGGTGTCCCAGACCGGCCCCGTGCACGCTCCCATCTTCACCATGTCTGTGGAGATCGATGGCAGCACCTTCGAGGCCTCGGGGCCATCCAAGAAAACGGCGAAGCTTCACGTGGCCGTGAAG gtgctgcaggacaTGGGTTTGCCCACCGGAGTGGAAGGCAAAGACTCCGGGAAGGGCGATGAGTCGGCGGAGGAGACGGAGACGAAGCCGGTGGTTGTGGCTCCTCCGCCTGTCGTGGAAACGGTGTCAACGCCCACGGCAGCCTCTCCCCCCTCAGATCAGACCCCTGAG AACGTGAAGCAGCAGGGACCAATCCTGACAAAGCACGGGAAGAACCCGGTGATGGAGCTGAACGAGAAGCGGCGCGGGCTCAAATACGAGCTGATCTCAGAGACGGGCGGCAGCCACGACAAGCGCTTCGTCATGGAG GTGGAGGTGGACGGGCAGAAGTTCCAAGGTGCTGGCTCAAACAAGAAGGTGGCCAAAGCCTACGCGGCGCTGGCCGCGCTGGAGAAGCTGTTCCCAGACGCTCCCGTTGCCATCGAgcagaacaagaagaaaagagcCCCTGTTCCAGCCAGGGGCGGCCCCAAATTCCCAGTCAAA CACAACCCAGGCTTCGGCATGGGGGGGGGCCCCATGCACAACGaggcccccccaccccccaacatgcggggccgcggccggggcgGGAACATCCGGGGCCGCGGGAGAGGCCGGGGCGGCTTCGGCGGCAACCACGGCGGCTACATGAACACAG gggctgggtACGGGAGCTACGGCTACGGAGGGAATTCCGCCACCGCCGGCTACA GCCAGTTCTACAGCAACGGCGGCCACTCCAACTCGGGCAGCGGCGGTGGCTCCTCGGGATACGGCTCCTACTACCAGGGCGGGGATGGGTACACGGCCCCCGCGCCGCCCAAGCACGGcgggaagaagcagcagcacggcGGTGGCCAGAAGGCCTCGTACGGCTCTGGCTACGCCACCCACCAGGGCCAGCAGCCCTACGGGCAGGGCCAGTATGGCGGCTACGGCCCCGGGCAGGGCAAGCAGAAGGGCTACGGCCACGGCCAGGGCGGCTACTCCTACTCCAACTCCTACAACTCGCCCGGTGGCGGCTCCGACTACAACTACGAGAGCAAATACA gttACAGCGGCAACAGCGGCCGCAGCGGCGGCGGCAACAACTACTCCGGGGGCGGCTCCTACAACTCCGGCTCCCACGGGGGCTACGGGGGCTCCGGGGGCGGGGGCTCCTCGTACCAAG GCGGATACTCCTCCCAGTCCAACTACAACTCCCCGGGTTCCCAGAACTACAGCGGCCCCCCCAGCTCCTACCAGGCGTCCCAGGGCGGATACGGCAGGAACGAGCACAGCATGAGTTACCAGTACAGATAA
- the ILF3 gene encoding interleukin enhancer-binding factor 3 isoform X5, producing MRPMRIFVNDDRHVMAKHSAVYPTQEELEAVQNMVSHTERALKAVSDWIDEQEKVSGEQPETESMETAAEEENKEGGDQKATEQLTRTLRGVMRVGLVAKGLLLKGDLDLELVLLCKDKPTAKLLEKVADNLGVQLAAITEDKYEIIQSVGDAAIVIKNTKEPPLTLTIHLTSPVVREELEKQLAGETLSVTDSPDVLDRQKCLAALASLRHAKWFQARANGLKSCVIVIRVLRDLCTRVPTWAPLRGWPLELLCEKSIGTANRPMGAGEALRRVLECLASGIVMPDGSGIYDPCEKEATDAIGHLDRQQREDITQSAQHALRLAAFGQLHKVLGMDPLPSKMPKKPKNENPVDYTVQIPPSTTYAVTPMKRPMEEDGEEKSPSKKKKKIQKKEEKLEPPQAMNALMKLNQLKPGLQYKLVSQTGPVHAPIFTMSVEIDGSTFEASGPSKKTAKLHVAVKVLQDMGLPTGVEGKDSGKGDESAEETETKPVVVAPPPVVETVSTPTAASPPSDQTPENVKQQGPILTKHGKNPVMELNEKRRGLKYELISETGGSHDKRFVMEVEVDGQKFQGAGSNKKVAKAYAALAALEKLFPDAPVAIEQNKKKRAPVPARGGPKFPVKHNPGFGMGGGPMHNEAPPPPNMRGRGRGGNIRGRGRGRGGFGGNHGGYMNTGAGYGSYGYGGNSATAGYSQFYSNGGHSNSGSGGGSSGYGSYYQGGDGYTAPAPPKHGGKKQQHGGGQKASYGSGYATHQGQQPYGQGQYGGYGPGQGKQKGYGHGQGGYSYSNSYNSPGGGSDYNYESKYSYSGNSGRSGGGNNYSGGGSYNSGSHGGYGGSGGGGSSYQGKAGGYSSQSNYNSPGSQNYSGPPSSYQASQGGYGRNEHSMSYQYR from the exons atg CGCCCGATGCGGATCTTCGTGAACGACGACCGGCATGTGATGGCCAAGCACTCGGCCGTGTACCCCacgcaggaggagctggaggccgTGCAGAACATGGTTTCCCACACGGAGCGGGCGCTCAAAGCCGTCTCCGACTGGATTGACGAGCAGGAGAAGGTCAGCGGGGAGCAGCCGGAGACGGAGTCCATGGAGACGGCGGCcgaggaggagaacaaggaagGAGG GGATCAGAAGGCCACGGAGCAGCTGACGAGGACCCTGCGCGGGGTGATGCGCGTGGGGCTCGTGGCCAAAGGCCTCTTGCTGAAGGGGGACCTGGACCTGGAGCTGGTCCTGCTGTGCAAAGACAAACCCACGGCCAAGCTCCTGGAAAAAGTCGCCGATAACCTGGGAGTGCAGCTCGCG GCGATCACCGAGGACAAGTACGAGATCATCCAGTCGGTGGGAGACGCCGCCATCGTCATCAAGAACACGAAGGAGCCCCCACTGACCCTGACCATCCACCTGACGTCGCCCGTGgtcagggaagagctggagaagcagctggcCGGAG AAACGCTCTCAGTCACCGACTCCCCGGACGTTCTGGACAGGCAGAAATGCCTTGCTGCCTTGGCGTCTCTGCGCCACGCCAAGTGGTTCCAG GCCAGGGCCAACGGGCTGAAGTCGTGCGTCATCGTGATCCGGGTGCTGCGGGACCTCTGCACTCGCGTCCCCACCTGGGCCCCGCTCAGAGGATGG cctctggagctgctgtgtgagAAATCCATCGGGACGGCGAACCGGCCGATGGGCGCGGGCGAGGCGCTGCGCCGGGTACTGGAGTGCCTGGCCTCGGGCATCGTCATGCCAG ATGGTTCTGGTATTTATGACCCTTGTGAAAAAGAAGCCACTGATGCTATTGGGCATCTAGACAGACAACAAAGGGAAGATATCACACAGAGTGCTCAG CACGCGCTCCGGCTCGCCGCCTTCGGCCAGCTCCACAAGGTCCTGGGCATGGATCCCCTGCCCTCCAAAATGCCCAAGAAACCAAAGAACGAGAACCCGGTCGATTATACTG TTCAGATCCCACCCAGTACCACGTACGCCGTGACCCCCATGAAGCGGCCAATGGAGGAGGACGGGGAGGAGAAATCCcccagcaaaaagaaaaagaagattcaGAAAAAAG AGGAAAAGCTGGAGCCTCCACAGGCCATGAACGCGCTGATGAAGCTGAACCAGCTCAAACCGGGGCTCCAGTACAAACTGGTGTCCCAGACCGGCCCCGTGCACGCTCCCATCTTCACCATGTCTGTGGAGATCGATGGCAGCACCTTCGAGGCCTCGGGGCCATCCAAGAAAACGGCGAAGCTTCACGTGGCCGTGAAG gtgctgcaggacaTGGGTTTGCCCACCGGAGTGGAAGGCAAAGACTCCGGGAAGGGCGATGAGTCGGCGGAGGAGACGGAGACGAAGCCGGTGGTTGTGGCTCCTCCGCCTGTCGTGGAAACGGTGTCAACGCCCACGGCAGCCTCTCCCCCCTCAGATCAGACCCCTGAG AACGTGAAGCAGCAGGGACCAATCCTGACAAAGCACGGGAAGAACCCGGTGATGGAGCTGAACGAGAAGCGGCGCGGGCTCAAATACGAGCTGATCTCAGAGACGGGCGGCAGCCACGACAAGCGCTTCGTCATGGAG GTGGAGGTGGACGGGCAGAAGTTCCAAGGTGCTGGCTCAAACAAGAAGGTGGCCAAAGCCTACGCGGCGCTGGCCGCGCTGGAGAAGCTGTTCCCAGACGCTCCCGTTGCCATCGAgcagaacaagaagaaaagagcCCCTGTTCCAGCCAGGGGCGGCCCCAAATTCCCAGTCAAA CACAACCCAGGCTTCGGCATGGGGGGGGGCCCCATGCACAACGaggcccccccaccccccaacatgcggggccgcggccggggcgGGAACATCCGGGGCCGCGGGAGAGGCCGGGGCGGCTTCGGCGGCAACCACGGCGGCTACATGAACACAG gggctgggtACGGGAGCTACGGCTACGGAGGGAATTCCGCCACCGCCGGCTACA GCCAGTTCTACAGCAACGGCGGCCACTCCAACTCGGGCAGCGGCGGTGGCTCCTCGGGATACGGCTCCTACTACCAGGGCGGGGATGGGTACACGGCCCCCGCGCCGCCCAAGCACGGcgggaagaagcagcagcacggcGGTGGCCAGAAGGCCTCGTACGGCTCTGGCTACGCCACCCACCAGGGCCAGCAGCCCTACGGGCAGGGCCAGTATGGCGGCTACGGCCCCGGGCAGGGCAAGCAGAAGGGCTACGGCCACGGCCAGGGCGGCTACTCCTACTCCAACTCCTACAACTCGCCCGGTGGCGGCTCCGACTACAACTACGAGAGCAAATACA gttACAGCGGCAACAGCGGCCGCAGCGGCGGCGGCAACAACTACTCCGGGGGCGGCTCCTACAACTCCGGCTCCCACGGGGGCTACGGGGGCTCCGGGGGCGGGGGCTCCTCGTACCAAGGTAAGGCAG GCGGATACTCCTCCCAGTCCAACTACAACTCCCCGGGTTCCCAGAACTACAGCGGCCCCCCCAGCTCCTACCAGGCGTCCCAGGGCGGATACGGCAGGAACGAGCACAGCATGAGTTACCAGTACAGATAA
- the ILF3 gene encoding interleukin enhancer-binding factor 3 isoform X1 gives MRPMRIFVNDDRHVMAKHSAVYPTQEELEAVQNMVSHTERALKAVSDWIDEQEKVSGEQPETESMETAAEEENKEGGDQKATEQLTRTLRGVMRVGLVAKGLLLKGDLDLELVLLCKDKPTAKLLEKVADNLGVQLAAITEDKYEIIQSVGDAAIVIKNTKEPPLTLTIHLTSPVVREELEKQLAGETLSVTDSPDVLDRQKCLAALASLRHAKWFQARANGLKSCVIVIRVLRDLCTRVPTWAPLRGWPLELLCEKSIGTANRPMGAGEALRRVLECLASGIVMPDGSGIYDPCEKEATDAIGHLDRQQREDITQSAQHALRLAAFGQLHKVLGMDPLPSKMPKKPKNENPVDYTVQIPPSTTYAVTPMKRPMEEDGEEKSPSKKKKKIQKKGIELTREEKLEPPQAMNALMKLNQLKPGLQYKLVSQTGPVHAPIFTMSVEIDGSTFEASGPSKKTAKLHVAVKVLQDMGLPTGVEGKDSGKGDESAEETETKPVVVAPPPVVETVSTPTAASPPSDQTPENVKQQGPILTKHGKNPVMELNEKRRGLKYELISETGGSHDKRFVMEVEVDGQKFQGAGSNKKVAKAYAALAALEKLFPDAPVAIEQNKKKRAPVPARGGPKFPVKQHNPGFGMGGGPMHNEAPPPPNMRGRGRGGNIRGRGRGRGGFGGNHGGYMNTGAGYGSYGYGGNSATAGYSQFYSNGGHSNSGSGGGSSGYGSYYQGGDGYTAPAPPKHGGKKQQHGGGQKASYGSGYATHQGQQPYGQGQYGGYGPGQGKQKGYGHGQGGYSYSNSYNSPGGGSDYNYESKYSYSGNSGRSGGGNNYSGGGSYNSGSHGGYGGSGGGGSSYQGKAGGYSSQSNYNSPGSQNYSGPPSSYQASQGGYGRNEHSMSYQYR, from the exons atg CGCCCGATGCGGATCTTCGTGAACGACGACCGGCATGTGATGGCCAAGCACTCGGCCGTGTACCCCacgcaggaggagctggaggccgTGCAGAACATGGTTTCCCACACGGAGCGGGCGCTCAAAGCCGTCTCCGACTGGATTGACGAGCAGGAGAAGGTCAGCGGGGAGCAGCCGGAGACGGAGTCCATGGAGACGGCGGCcgaggaggagaacaaggaagGAGG GGATCAGAAGGCCACGGAGCAGCTGACGAGGACCCTGCGCGGGGTGATGCGCGTGGGGCTCGTGGCCAAAGGCCTCTTGCTGAAGGGGGACCTGGACCTGGAGCTGGTCCTGCTGTGCAAAGACAAACCCACGGCCAAGCTCCTGGAAAAAGTCGCCGATAACCTGGGAGTGCAGCTCGCG GCGATCACCGAGGACAAGTACGAGATCATCCAGTCGGTGGGAGACGCCGCCATCGTCATCAAGAACACGAAGGAGCCCCCACTGACCCTGACCATCCACCTGACGTCGCCCGTGgtcagggaagagctggagaagcagctggcCGGAG AAACGCTCTCAGTCACCGACTCCCCGGACGTTCTGGACAGGCAGAAATGCCTTGCTGCCTTGGCGTCTCTGCGCCACGCCAAGTGGTTCCAG GCCAGGGCCAACGGGCTGAAGTCGTGCGTCATCGTGATCCGGGTGCTGCGGGACCTCTGCACTCGCGTCCCCACCTGGGCCCCGCTCAGAGGATGG cctctggagctgctgtgtgagAAATCCATCGGGACGGCGAACCGGCCGATGGGCGCGGGCGAGGCGCTGCGCCGGGTACTGGAGTGCCTGGCCTCGGGCATCGTCATGCCAG ATGGTTCTGGTATTTATGACCCTTGTGAAAAAGAAGCCACTGATGCTATTGGGCATCTAGACAGACAACAAAGGGAAGATATCACACAGAGTGCTCAG CACGCGCTCCGGCTCGCCGCCTTCGGCCAGCTCCACAAGGTCCTGGGCATGGATCCCCTGCCCTCCAAAATGCCCAAGAAACCAAAGAACGAGAACCCGGTCGATTATACTG TTCAGATCCCACCCAGTACCACGTACGCCGTGACCCCCATGAAGCGGCCAATGGAGGAGGACGGGGAGGAGAAATCCcccagcaaaaagaaaaagaagattcaGAAAAAAGGTATTGAGTTAACGAGAG AGGAAAAGCTGGAGCCTCCACAGGCCATGAACGCGCTGATGAAGCTGAACCAGCTCAAACCGGGGCTCCAGTACAAACTGGTGTCCCAGACCGGCCCCGTGCACGCTCCCATCTTCACCATGTCTGTGGAGATCGATGGCAGCACCTTCGAGGCCTCGGGGCCATCCAAGAAAACGGCGAAGCTTCACGTGGCCGTGAAG gtgctgcaggacaTGGGTTTGCCCACCGGAGTGGAAGGCAAAGACTCCGGGAAGGGCGATGAGTCGGCGGAGGAGACGGAGACGAAGCCGGTGGTTGTGGCTCCTCCGCCTGTCGTGGAAACGGTGTCAACGCCCACGGCAGCCTCTCCCCCCTCAGATCAGACCCCTGAG AACGTGAAGCAGCAGGGACCAATCCTGACAAAGCACGGGAAGAACCCGGTGATGGAGCTGAACGAGAAGCGGCGCGGGCTCAAATACGAGCTGATCTCAGAGACGGGCGGCAGCCACGACAAGCGCTTCGTCATGGAG GTGGAGGTGGACGGGCAGAAGTTCCAAGGTGCTGGCTCAAACAAGAAGGTGGCCAAAGCCTACGCGGCGCTGGCCGCGCTGGAGAAGCTGTTCCCAGACGCTCCCGTTGCCATCGAgcagaacaagaagaaaagagcCCCTGTTCCAGCCAGGGGCGGCCCCAAATTCCCAGTCAAA CAGCACAACCCAGGCTTCGGCATGGGGGGGGGCCCCATGCACAACGaggcccccccaccccccaacatgcggggccgcggccggggcgGGAACATCCGGGGCCGCGGGAGAGGCCGGGGCGGCTTCGGCGGCAACCACGGCGGCTACATGAACACAG gggctgggtACGGGAGCTACGGCTACGGAGGGAATTCCGCCACCGCCGGCTACA GCCAGTTCTACAGCAACGGCGGCCACTCCAACTCGGGCAGCGGCGGTGGCTCCTCGGGATACGGCTCCTACTACCAGGGCGGGGATGGGTACACGGCCCCCGCGCCGCCCAAGCACGGcgggaagaagcagcagcacggcGGTGGCCAGAAGGCCTCGTACGGCTCTGGCTACGCCACCCACCAGGGCCAGCAGCCCTACGGGCAGGGCCAGTATGGCGGCTACGGCCCCGGGCAGGGCAAGCAGAAGGGCTACGGCCACGGCCAGGGCGGCTACTCCTACTCCAACTCCTACAACTCGCCCGGTGGCGGCTCCGACTACAACTACGAGAGCAAATACA gttACAGCGGCAACAGCGGCCGCAGCGGCGGCGGCAACAACTACTCCGGGGGCGGCTCCTACAACTCCGGCTCCCACGGGGGCTACGGGGGCTCCGGGGGCGGGGGCTCCTCGTACCAAGGTAAGGCAG GCGGATACTCCTCCCAGTCCAACTACAACTCCCCGGGTTCCCAGAACTACAGCGGCCCCCCCAGCTCCTACCAGGCGTCCCAGGGCGGATACGGCAGGAACGAGCACAGCATGAGTTACCAGTACAGATAA
- the ILF3 gene encoding interleukin enhancer-binding factor 3 isoform X3, with protein MRPMRIFVNDDRHVMAKHSAVYPTQEELEAVQNMVSHTERALKAVSDWIDEQEKVSGEQPETESMETAAEEENKEGGDQKATEQLTRTLRGVMRVGLVAKGLLLKGDLDLELVLLCKDKPTAKLLEKVADNLGVQLAAITEDKYEIIQSVGDAAIVIKNTKEPPLTLTIHLTSPVVREELEKQLAGETLSVTDSPDVLDRQKCLAALASLRHAKWFQARANGLKSCVIVIRVLRDLCTRVPTWAPLRGWPLELLCEKSIGTANRPMGAGEALRRVLECLASGIVMPDGSGIYDPCEKEATDAIGHLDRQQREDITQSAQHALRLAAFGQLHKVLGMDPLPSKMPKKPKNENPVDYTVQIPPSTTYAVTPMKRPMEEDGEEKSPSKKKKKIQKKGIELTREEKLEPPQAMNALMKLNQLKPGLQYKLVSQTGPVHAPIFTMSVEIDGSTFEASGPSKKTAKLHVAVKVLQDMGLPTGVEGKDSGKGDESAEETETKPVVVAPPPVVETVSTPTAASPPSDQTPENVKQQGPILTKHGKNPVMELNEKRRGLKYELISETGGSHDKRFVMEVEVDGQKFQGAGSNKKVAKAYAALAALEKLFPDAPVAIEQNKKKRAPVPARGGPKFPVKQHNPGFGMGGGPMHNEAPPPPNMRGRGRGGNIRGRGRGRGGFGGNHGGYMNTGAGYGSYGYGGNSATAGYSQFYSNGGHSNSGSGGGSSGYGSYYQGGDGYTAPAPPKHGGKKQQHGGGQKASYGSGYATHQGQQPYGQGQYGGYGPGQGKQKGYGHGQGGYSYSNSYNSPGGGSDYNYESKYSYSGNSGRSGGGNNYSGGGSYNSGSHGGYGGSGGGGSSYQGGYSSQSNYNSPGSQNYSGPPSSYQASQGGYGRNEHSMSYQYR; from the exons atg CGCCCGATGCGGATCTTCGTGAACGACGACCGGCATGTGATGGCCAAGCACTCGGCCGTGTACCCCacgcaggaggagctggaggccgTGCAGAACATGGTTTCCCACACGGAGCGGGCGCTCAAAGCCGTCTCCGACTGGATTGACGAGCAGGAGAAGGTCAGCGGGGAGCAGCCGGAGACGGAGTCCATGGAGACGGCGGCcgaggaggagaacaaggaagGAGG GGATCAGAAGGCCACGGAGCAGCTGACGAGGACCCTGCGCGGGGTGATGCGCGTGGGGCTCGTGGCCAAAGGCCTCTTGCTGAAGGGGGACCTGGACCTGGAGCTGGTCCTGCTGTGCAAAGACAAACCCACGGCCAAGCTCCTGGAAAAAGTCGCCGATAACCTGGGAGTGCAGCTCGCG GCGATCACCGAGGACAAGTACGAGATCATCCAGTCGGTGGGAGACGCCGCCATCGTCATCAAGAACACGAAGGAGCCCCCACTGACCCTGACCATCCACCTGACGTCGCCCGTGgtcagggaagagctggagaagcagctggcCGGAG AAACGCTCTCAGTCACCGACTCCCCGGACGTTCTGGACAGGCAGAAATGCCTTGCTGCCTTGGCGTCTCTGCGCCACGCCAAGTGGTTCCAG GCCAGGGCCAACGGGCTGAAGTCGTGCGTCATCGTGATCCGGGTGCTGCGGGACCTCTGCACTCGCGTCCCCACCTGGGCCCCGCTCAGAGGATGG cctctggagctgctgtgtgagAAATCCATCGGGACGGCGAACCGGCCGATGGGCGCGGGCGAGGCGCTGCGCCGGGTACTGGAGTGCCTGGCCTCGGGCATCGTCATGCCAG ATGGTTCTGGTATTTATGACCCTTGTGAAAAAGAAGCCACTGATGCTATTGGGCATCTAGACAGACAACAAAGGGAAGATATCACACAGAGTGCTCAG CACGCGCTCCGGCTCGCCGCCTTCGGCCAGCTCCACAAGGTCCTGGGCATGGATCCCCTGCCCTCCAAAATGCCCAAGAAACCAAAGAACGAGAACCCGGTCGATTATACTG TTCAGATCCCACCCAGTACCACGTACGCCGTGACCCCCATGAAGCGGCCAATGGAGGAGGACGGGGAGGAGAAATCCcccagcaaaaagaaaaagaagattcaGAAAAAAGGTATTGAGTTAACGAGAG AGGAAAAGCTGGAGCCTCCACAGGCCATGAACGCGCTGATGAAGCTGAACCAGCTCAAACCGGGGCTCCAGTACAAACTGGTGTCCCAGACCGGCCCCGTGCACGCTCCCATCTTCACCATGTCTGTGGAGATCGATGGCAGCACCTTCGAGGCCTCGGGGCCATCCAAGAAAACGGCGAAGCTTCACGTGGCCGTGAAG gtgctgcaggacaTGGGTTTGCCCACCGGAGTGGAAGGCAAAGACTCCGGGAAGGGCGATGAGTCGGCGGAGGAGACGGAGACGAAGCCGGTGGTTGTGGCTCCTCCGCCTGTCGTGGAAACGGTGTCAACGCCCACGGCAGCCTCTCCCCCCTCAGATCAGACCCCTGAG AACGTGAAGCAGCAGGGACCAATCCTGACAAAGCACGGGAAGAACCCGGTGATGGAGCTGAACGAGAAGCGGCGCGGGCTCAAATACGAGCTGATCTCAGAGACGGGCGGCAGCCACGACAAGCGCTTCGTCATGGAG GTGGAGGTGGACGGGCAGAAGTTCCAAGGTGCTGGCTCAAACAAGAAGGTGGCCAAAGCCTACGCGGCGCTGGCCGCGCTGGAGAAGCTGTTCCCAGACGCTCCCGTTGCCATCGAgcagaacaagaagaaaagagcCCCTGTTCCAGCCAGGGGCGGCCCCAAATTCCCAGTCAAA CAGCACAACCCAGGCTTCGGCATGGGGGGGGGCCCCATGCACAACGaggcccccccaccccccaacatgcggggccgcggccggggcgGGAACATCCGGGGCCGCGGGAGAGGCCGGGGCGGCTTCGGCGGCAACCACGGCGGCTACATGAACACAG gggctgggtACGGGAGCTACGGCTACGGAGGGAATTCCGCCACCGCCGGCTACA GCCAGTTCTACAGCAACGGCGGCCACTCCAACTCGGGCAGCGGCGGTGGCTCCTCGGGATACGGCTCCTACTACCAGGGCGGGGATGGGTACACGGCCCCCGCGCCGCCCAAGCACGGcgggaagaagcagcagcacggcGGTGGCCAGAAGGCCTCGTACGGCTCTGGCTACGCCACCCACCAGGGCCAGCAGCCCTACGGGCAGGGCCAGTATGGCGGCTACGGCCCCGGGCAGGGCAAGCAGAAGGGCTACGGCCACGGCCAGGGCGGCTACTCCTACTCCAACTCCTACAACTCGCCCGGTGGCGGCTCCGACTACAACTACGAGAGCAAATACA gttACAGCGGCAACAGCGGCCGCAGCGGCGGCGGCAACAACTACTCCGGGGGCGGCTCCTACAACTCCGGCTCCCACGGGGGCTACGGGGGCTCCGGGGGCGGGGGCTCCTCGTACCAAG GCGGATACTCCTCCCAGTCCAACTACAACTCCCCGGGTTCCCAGAACTACAGCGGCCCCCCCAGCTCCTACCAGGCGTCCCAGGGCGGATACGGCAGGAACGAGCACAGCATGAGTTACCAGTACAGATAA